The DNA region tgtccgtaaataatcattagaataattaagataaacaatgtttaatattatcttttaagtttgtaaatttagtattaaattaggtcaagatgtttttgtataaataccgccagtttaaatatatcgggcattggtattgtaaccgttgtaacgagcattacaagtgttttcttatataacgtatcgtcattttcgccgccaccctggtaatccaccttctatatATAGTActttgctataaataatataaaaaaaagcttttgttAAAAATTCGATTATGTGaatttttagtttttcattgtatttgcggatctgtttttaaatatagatatactaGTCTAGTAAATTTTACTGATTTTAGAAAGTAAGATCGGTTAacatactatttaaattattacaaattactaTGACAACACTTTTGAAGTATGTCAAATTGATATATGCATTTTTTGAAATCTGAGGTTCTCATTCTAACCTAAATCTTTTCTAGCCCaagtcttttctttttttaaaaaaaaagaaaagtgaacacctcataaatataatatattttatataaaacgtgcAAAATGACTGACTTGTCAGACTTTTCAAGCGGAAAAGATTCTGAACTTCAAGACTTTTTGTTAGTGGAAAAGCAGAAAGCTCAATTCCATGCTCAGGTATGACATTGCTAttgtaataagataaaattaattttaagtagtaacttaaaacagtatatttaaaaaaaagctaagtattttaataaaaattttaaaaatttgatacTATTGTGAAATCTACTACATCTCAATTTAAAACGACAAGCATAATCgtattcaatttcattttaaaatttgtacttTTGGCGAAAATTGtctaaaattttaaagattcgtaattttttaaatgattactaCAAATGATGTGAAATGATTACAACTACTATATTAAAATGTCACTCAGTCATGATTTAAATCAATACATCCTATTACTTTTGCATAGACCATATCttctatacataattattttggaGATTTTACTTCCTGTTGagttaattacataatttgtcATCATCCTACTATGTTCctaatcttatatttttcagttttttttttctaaattacatGTTAATAATCCACATTTAAAAACCTTACCActcttaagaaaaaatattttgactataGTGTTTAATAGTTTTCAAAACTTGAATATGATTTAAACtgaaagtgtaaatatttaatagtgtaTACCTCATAAATTCATTTCAATCattgttatttcatatttattaataaaaagtaaatagcttgagatattttataattacattagtaacagcctgtgaacgtgctgctgctgggctaaggcctcctcttcttttttgagaaggtttggagattattccatcacacagctccaatgcgggttggtggaatacacatgtggaagaattttgtgaaattagacacatgcaggtttcctcactatgttttccttcaccatcaagcaagagatgaattataaacacaaattgagcacatgaatatacagtggtgcttgcccggttttgaacccatgAGCATCATTTCAGAAGATTCACACactctaaccactaggccatctcggagtTTGCAttgcttaattttaaaaatatgcttaaCATAAATGCCTGTAATATATcagaaatatttcttttagatCCATGAATTCAATGACTTTTGCTGGGACAAGTGCGTCGACAAGCCTGGTTCAAAGTTGGACTCAAGAACGGAAACATGCCTTACTAATTGTGTTGAGAGATTTATCGACGTGTCTCTACTTATCACAAATAGATTTGCACAGATGCTGGAGAAAGGTGGTGGCATgcactgaaaataaaaaacttgtaatCAAATCCATAttgttaaaatagttatatGAATGTTGGTAAAGTTGTAGTTTGTTAGAATTGGTTAATACAAAATGTTGTTAGAATTGGTTAATACAAAGAATAATTTGAGCATGCTTTTTTCtcacaactttttttattattgtataaaaatgttttgaaataaaacaaaaaatgtaaaagcAATACATATGTTGCTTCTATTGcagacataaatataaatccTATTTTAAGTTTATGTTAAGACTAGAAAGAAATAAAccttaaatacaataatttagtgtatttattatcaaaaaatcatattatacaataacatCTTCAGTTTAATATGGcctgtaaaaataataagaatatgacaaaattaatatttcctgtatataaaaagttaaattttgattatatatatataatttatatttaggttatagaaaaagtatttgttgtagttttttttgtcagtaaaaaattaaaacaattactaGTCTCATATGTAGCATACAAAGATTAcatcattttcttttattgaaactttatacatttacaaCACACATTTATCTTCCAACTTTGCCCAAAGATGTGTCTGTCCGTGGATCAGCAGTGACTGTTTGTACAGCCACCAAAGCTTCattaattttagtttgtaaTTCCCTTAGATCTTGTATGAAAAGAAGTTTTAACACATCAACTGGCTGCTGTACCATGTTGAATTCATTCTTTGGGAAATCTGGGTGGGGAGCTTTCTTTAAGATTTTAGCTACAGCAGACAAACGAACTTTTGGGTCAGAATGAGGTCCCACTCCAGTTAGGGCACAAATCCTTTCAACACCAGCTTTAAAGGCAGGGCTATCAACTGTAacacaaaatttttatattgttacttGTAGTTCAGCTCAAAATGGGCCTTCCATAGTTGGAGTCCCATCTGGTCACTAGTTagttaacaataataacaacataGCTTTATATTGCTGTTCcatgatacaaaataaaaaaacagtgtaAATAGTGaatgattaaatataacaatgccAATACTAGATAGAAATGAATTTTTACAATTCATCTATTGTATTGTTTACAAAGACAATTTCTCTCTAAAGAGAGAAAttagtaaatacattaaatatttgttactcaCAGTTTAGATTGTCCAATGGGTTAGAAGATACAACATTTGGAGTAGACTGTTTTGGTTGTTCCACTTTGAcatctttatattttgtaactaaaataaacaaattgcattatataacaaaatttatgtaGTTGTACAtgtcataattgatttaaatataacatcaattttcttttttttactcctacattaattatagatttataaagaataagatacattttatgcaaaaaaaaaggGAATTGTAATATAAACTATGGgtgaataattaattgatgaaTTCAATACAACTAGTTAAATAGGCAATGATTATTGTTGTTCTATTATCTATTaatgcttttttattaataataagggagatattaaaatatttttaaaagtaattttatatagttttttcagTATGAATCTGTTAACTAAGTAGAATAAatgattttgaatataaaaagtttataggatttcttaatattatgatGACATACAAGTTCAGTTTTGCTTACCATTATCAGCATATTCTAATCTCACTGCATATGACAATAACCAATTCAACTGTTCATTAGGCGTTCCTTCAACGACTGGACTAACCAAATCCATTTGATACGTATTGTACGCTTCCTTCCATTTATCAGACTCAATATTTCTTAAGCCCTCCCTTTCTTCAATTTTGTAATGTCTAATTTTTTGATCTTCTAGCCAAAGAACAACACTCCTATACTCTTTTTCATCTGAAATTTAATAAGTTGTAAATGCAACatacaatttattcaaatatataaataacatcgcttatgacttccataccttcagAATTAAAGCCTACCGGGTTCGGATGGCCGAGAGCTGTgagtttaagtttatatatattattcatttcggTTGATTAAagtaattctattttttaatatttatatatttttactttttaaattacactagcgtaatattttgcaatatttttgcTAACGTTAATAATACCGACAAGACAGACAACAATTGACAGTTAAAATAGGAATTACGGAATGTCAAAATGAAATCAcaaatttgcttaaaatatttcttttgaattTCTGCAATTTGCAGCATACCGCCCAACTATGTTTTTCAGCAAttttacagtaaataataaGTGCAGTATTTGCTATCTTAGTGTAAGTAAATATGAACAATATGAAGAAAATGCACATTCCCATAAGATAAACATATTGGATGTGACTTGTACTCTGTAGAATCTTGCGTttctaaagaatatttattctaaaatacatattaaaactatgaatatgcgtaatttttaatataaactgtatACGTGTGGAGGAAAAGTATTGTTGGAAAGGACTAGGTACTTCGCAGTACCACggctatttacataaaaaaaatgtgttcgtcaaataatttataattaaaaaaaaactagtaaatgaatataaagtcaaataaataaaatcaaattttgttAGGAAAAGTAGTATACCTACATATCTTACATGGCGTACGAAGCGGCAGCGTAGGGCATAGAGGGTACCAGACGGCTTAAGAAAGCGTCACACCGTTTACAGTCACGGTATACGACTTGGCTAAAACTTACTGACAGACCTACCAACAAGCAGGCTTaggcaaaatgtaatcagattaatgattacAATGACAATGTGCAATCATCAATTACGATTACAGATTAACTTTATTCTGAACAGATTACCCACtaactttacttttttgatCACTTTCGTTATACTGTAATTGTAATCGTTAATTATaactcttattatatttttgacgaATTGGACATTctgatttttcaaattaaaatgtacgATTTATGAATGGTGTTACCATATCGTATGTCTTGCTTATGACGTACGATCTAATACATGTATAACTTGACGTGTTAAATTTCCTGGCTGACTGTTAGTGCTGACCTGCTGACCGATAAGCCGGTGACAAAGATACTTGACATTGACATACGTCAGTGATAAGCCGAAAGTTGATAGGTACCTACTGAAAAAGTGAAAAGTAAGCTAACGCAACAGAATTGTTAAatactaaagtaaaaaaattaaaaattaattgatataaaaaacagAATAGTATTTAAGCTCTTGCTTATACACTATGCTtagtttatgtatgtttatatgttattttaattactaatattttatgtatataaaaaacttgtaaacaaatattatacttGCCAATAAAAAACAAGTTCTTCCAGATACCTcaggtaaataaaaaaccttGTATTGtcgttttcaaattattaaaataattttagtaaagattgatgaaaatttattaaaacataagatTGTGTATTCTGTTACtgaaatacaaatattcttACAAAGTATTTACATTGTTTCAAAAGACAATAATAtcctagttttattaaattacagagTTTTGAAAGTAAGCATAATGGCGACATggataaaacaaaattgtatatcatTTTTTCAACTATTTTGCATAAAAGTCATTAAGAATGGACGAATACCACAACATTTAGCATTTATAATGGATGGTAACCGTCGTTATGCAAAAAAATTAAGTGTAGACAGTAGTGCTGGTCATGTTAAAGGATTTGATAAGCTTTCGGAAACTTTAAAGGTATGTTacgaagtaatatttttttgagttgtaatttaaaagtaattaatatgagTTTAATTGTAACTTAAATACTTTCAGTGGTGCTTAGACCTTGGTATTCCTGAAGTGACAGTGTATGCATTtagtattgaaaattataagagAAGCAATGAAGAAGTTGATGCTTTGATGGACTTAGCTCGTGATAAATTCAAGAGCTTCTTGGATGAAATGTACGTTTTGTGgtttagataataatatctaCCCTATCTGTAATACTATGACCGAAAGGAGCAGCAtgtgtgttttaattaaaatttaataaaatactattatcaCTTGTGTCCATTACCACTGTcactgttaatataaataagtttttacatATAACAATGATTGTTTTTCTGTATACAGTGATCAGATAAATGAATGGGGAGTGAAGTTACATATTGCAGGACGTTTGTCTCTTCTGCCAAATGATTTGCAAGTCATTTTTTCTAAGGCAATGTTGGCtactaagaataataataaacttcgtTTAAATATAGCATATTCCTATAcaggtaatttataaataatttaaacatttcttatgtatattacctttttataatatataataatatctttataggTCGCGATGAAATAAGTCGAGCTGCATCACATATTGTAGACAGTGTTCAAAATAATGATCTTTCACCTGATGATATTGATGAAGACTTGATCACACAAACATTGGATCTTGGAGCACCTGAACTATTGGTTAGGACTTCTGGTGAAGTCAGACTTTCAGATTTTATGCTATGGCAGGTAAAgtaaaaattcattatttaaaaacatcactTATAATAGAAATTCTTATTAGGTTATAATGTTAGGTTAGATTAGGttcatacaaatatgtaatttttttaaatgttgtgtaATATTCTATTGAAACTAAATTTTTttcatgtattattaattttattttttttgaaaggTGAGGAATATTTTAGGTGTTAGGTTAACACACAcatatcttattaatatataatatgcaattaCTGTATTGCAAGCCAGTATGGAGTCATACATCCCATTGTTGACATATAAGAAATACATCTGcctaatactttttttttttttatagaataggaaggtggacgagcatatgggccacctgatggtaagtggtcaccaaacgcccttagacattagcattgtaagaaatgtcaaccatcgcttatagccaatgcgccaccaacctgacTCCTGAAATagcatataaaaactatatcacTATAAAGAAGAGACAGTGTAATACAGTAGCTACTTAACTGCTTcatctgttttgtttttaaattcatattaaagttaatctacacaacaaatttaaaaacaaattttatttattgttgatgattatttaattttcaggtaTCTAATACAGTGCTTTATTTCACTGATGTTTTATGGCCTGAATTTACAATATGGAACCTTTTGGCTGCTATCATACATTTTCAAAGACACGCTCCACCGTTGCCAGAAGAAAAAGAAAGCAGTCCCATTCAACAGGAATTTTTGAGAAAATTAGAAACTAAGAGATGGCAAGAGCTAGAAAAAATTATTAgcttttagattatatttatagatatacttttaattaaggcggatttctttatttatttaagataatattttttgtaggaAAAAGACACTTGTGACACTAAATTGAGAGGATATTATGGCATAATTGCCGATGTTAAATAGTATGTAGTTATTTTTgtctaataaacaaatattttatgtttgttttttaaattatttagtaatttaaataaatctttgattttacataatttaatgaaaaatctatttaaaattttgatgatTTCCCAAGTTTGTATGATCACCAGAATTTGATGCCAAATTCTTTAGGGCAATAACTGTTTTGTTGAATATTGTACAATTGTTCAAGAATGTCTTTCTTGTTGCATCTAGACATCAAAATAATTACGATGATTTAGATTCCTGGGCTAATTTTATCAAACATTAGGATTTAGATTTTTGATGTAAATAAGTATTCTGTGTAAAAAACGGAAACTACAGAAACCtacagaatttaaaaatttctaatttataaatttattgaaattataaatattaaagaaaaataaattaatattagatgGTATGTTtgattattcataataaaataattttagtaagaGAATTAATtacaactattttaataatattatttttaactaagctAAGGAAGTGAAACATTCAATATGATGTTAACCTACTGTTTTATTAATAGTAGTTAACCAGAACACATTGTCAACGCACTAGTTTTCTCATATACAAATATTGCTCATGCCTTATTTTCCTTTGATTGTATATTTGGAATATGTCTTAGTAGGGTCATAGGGTTCCCATCTAGATGCAGGAAAGATATGTTTGTTTCTTTCATACCAGGATctgtaataattgaaaaatatattatacatcttttttaatttgtcattttttagattagaaaaaatattggcCCAgcagaaatgttaaccatggcttacatcaccaatgcgccactaaccttgggaactaagatgttatgtcccttgtgcctgtaattacactggctcactcacccttcaaactggaacacaacaataccaagtactgctgttttgtgttagaatatctgataagtgggtagtacctacccagaagagcttgcacaaagctctaccaccagtaactatataaatgtatatgtatattaattcatattttaatgttataaattataacaacaaatatatgGGAGAGAGCAgtagttttatataacattcttcttgtattacaatttaattttcagtaatgttgagaaataataaattaatatttcttttattataattttttgccATGAAATATAACTAACTAATTTACTAACCTTAAGAGTACTTTTCCTGCATGTGAATCTTGTTTTTCTTGAGTAGCATCATTTACTAATCTTATATCATCGGAGGCATCAAATTGGAATAGTGGACCACTCTTACCTCTAgcctataaaaaaagaatatactatttcagttacaatatttattttaacaataaaatcaatgtttctttttctatataatCTGTTGTATCAAAATATACCTCAATATATaggattttcatttaaaatacatttcaaaaccaaaataatctaattcaatatacatttttatataaataaatcttcattATACCTAATGTGCATTATAAGCCATTAttagtttttgaaaatattgtccAACgtgtttaaacaatattatataccagAAATCTTAAAGTGCTAATGATGTGAATagcagatttaaaataaattgcatgaGTGCATAGAATACAAACAAATAcatgctttaatataatataaatacataccttGGTAACAATAAAGTcgtaaaatgtataatgatgTGGCAAAATCAGGTCTTCCTTAACATACATAAGTTGATCAGCTGATACTGTTTTAAGTTCACTAAACTCAGGCCTCAGTGTATCCAAACACCTTTGAAGGAATTGATATATAGAATtacctgaaaaatattttagcatatagcctattccaacgaCAAAAGGAATAAACCCAAATCAACAACTTTGACActgatatcattggtcaccgatatcaattgacgtAAATATCAttgatcttgaataatctatgattcgtgaaaaaatggcattttcaatgtccgcgaagttgtaattggaacttcgaaagttaaattaatgtggttataactagttaagtgtgatagtgttgtattataaataaaggtaaattaatcaagaactgtttacaGTGCATAATACAGCACAACAATAAGAAAATAGCATGCAATTTGttaatctatggtttgtttacctttattcctactccgattggaatagggtaaaggaacaatgtatttaaaatttacagtgTTTATGAATGTTTATAGAAGTGTGGATTTATGATAATAAGAAAATTGGTGTCACctatttttgtttacttaataaaaccaaattgtaaataaaaaaaggttgttTTTAATGACCTgattgtataaagaaaaaaaaggaacTTTTTTATTGCCACACACAAAAAAagtggtaaaaaaaatattaaatgccaatatattaatagttttaatacctttttttaatgtgaCATTTCTTCTATGGCCAGATCCATCCCAGTAGCTGAATGTAACAGTTATAGGCTCATCTTTAAGGCTCGCCTGAGTCATAACCCACTCTAATCTGAGCTCTTCTCTTAATTTCAAATCAGCTTCCTCTCGTTCTCTGTCAGGTAAAAATGATGTATCTACatctggatttttttttatttttttacatacctGTAAATGACATgattgacttattttttttttaattatgtctaTGTATTGTTTCTTAGTCAAAAatctaaagattaaaaaattatcagaaaaaaaatgttcaaaataattaagGTGATTAAACAATTATGCGAGATATCATacattatttagatatatattttcatattgtataatATCTATTCCAGCTTATGTATTTGTTgtgttcatataatttattgtgttattatattgtcttcttgctgaaatataaataaataaataaaatattcaaaaagttAACATACAGTTTCATCCTTATCTCGCCAAGTAGTTTCTGGTGATTCTTCGTCTTTAACGTCatcatcttcttcttcttcttcgtttAAATCAAACGAAAGAGCttgaatctaaaaaaataacaacaatgttatttataattatacataaaatatcacATATTACTACATtcttgtattgttttaatttacctgtcttttttgcttatttttttggGCCTGTTTAGCTTCTATTTCTTTTTGCCGTTCTTTCTCTTTTTCAGCTTTCTTTTGTGCTAACTTTTTTTCTCTTTCGCGAACTATGTGTTCTTGTTTCGCTTTCATTTCATCAAGAGTTACTAAGCCGATAGTAGAACTCTTTAATTGTTGTTCCACTGCATCATAATGTGTAGCAAATTTGTTTTCGATATTATCTATCTTTAAATCCTCTTCGATTTTCTTTTTTCGAAGTTCTATTTCTTGCTGTGCTTTTTCTCGTTTCTTCATTAAATGCATGGCTCTGCCTGCTTCTGAAGCTGCTCCTTTATAGTGGGCCATATTTTCAAGCTTAATGTAATTGaagaattaaatgtttatttctcGAATATTCAGCACTTGAAGATCTGCTGCACCTCTGTAGTATGTAATCCAACACAATTTGACAGTTCCTCAATCGCAATGTCAAAACAATAGCAATAGTCAAAAAacagataatatattacaaagttaCGCtagtatttgaattttattttaaggatcaaatcaatgatttaaaagaattttttttatgtcctccagaccgattttgccCACGGCGACAATCTCATTAAAAGGTTAGCCACCTGctcaggacatattatatatagtgtacaagtgtgtgcgcaaacactggtgcactctttattccaactttcataatccgatccGACGGAACGATAATTCGCCACGACCGTCAGTTACAGGACCAACGGCCTTAAGTGCTT from Nymphalis io chromosome 4, ilAglIoxx1.1, whole genome shotgun sequence includes:
- the LOC126781873 gene encoding mitochondrial import inner membrane translocase subunit Tim8, whose protein sequence is MTDLSDFSSGKDSELQDFLLVEKQKAQFHAQIHEFNDFCWDKCVDKPGSKLDSRTETCLTNCVERFIDVSLLITNRFAQMLEKGGGMH
- the LOC126781863 gene encoding RNA transcription, translation and transport factor protein, coding for MNNIYKLKLTALGHPNPVGFNSEDEKEYRSVVLWLEDQKIRHYKIEEREGLRNIESDKWKEAYNTYQMDLVSPVVEGTPNEQLNWLLSYAVRLEYADNVTKYKDVKVEQPKQSTPNVVSSNPLDNLNFDSPAFKAGVERICALTGVGPHSDPKVRLSAVAKILKKAPHPDFPKNEFNMVQQPVDVLKLLFIQDLRELQTKINEALVAVQTVTADPRTDTSLGKVGR
- the LOC126781860 gene encoding dehydrodolichyl diphosphate synthase complex subunit DHDDS — translated: MATWIKQNCISFFQLFCIKVIKNGRIPQHLAFIMDGNRRYAKKLSVDSSAGHVKGFDKLSETLKWCLDLGIPEVTVYAFSIENYKRSNEEVDALMDLARDKFKSFLDEIDQINEWGVKLHIAGRLSLLPNDLQVIFSKAMLATKNNNKLRLNIAYSYTGRDEISRAASHIVDSVQNNDLSPDDIDEDLITQTLDLGAPELLVRTSGEVRLSDFMLWQVSNTVLYFTDVLWPEFTIWNLLAAIIHFQRHAPPLPEEKESSPIQQEFLRKLETKRWQELEKIISF
- the LOC126781852 gene encoding protein FAM50 homolog, which translates into the protein MAHYKGAASEAGRAMHLMKKREKAQQEIELRKKKIEEDLKIDNIENKFATHYDAVEQQLKSSTIGLVTLDEMKAKQEHIVREREKKLAQKKAEKEKERQKEIEAKQAQKNKQKRQIQALSFDLNEEEEEDDDVKDEESPETTWRDKDETVCKKIKKNPDVDTSFLPDREREEADLKLREELRLEWVMTQASLKDEPITVTFSYWDGSGHRRNVTLKKGNSIYQFLQRCLDTLRPEFSELKTVSADQLMYVKEDLILPHHYTFYDFIVTKARGKSGPLFQFDASDDIRLVNDATQEKQDSHAGKVLLRSWYERNKHIFPASRWEPYDPTKTYSKYTIKGK